In Pseudomonas lutea, the genomic stretch CGGCTGCTGCAATCGATATCACGCGGGCTTGCCGGCGCCGTGTGCCGAGGCACTGATGCGTTCGCGCTACAGCGCCTATGTATTGGGGCGGGTGGAGTATCTGCTGGACACCACGCTGCCTGCGCAGAGAGACGGCCTGGATCACGAAGCCATTGCTCAATGGAGCACGCAGAGCACCTGGCTGGGGCTGGACGTTGAGAGCGCCGAGCTGATCGGCGGCCAGCCTGAACATGCCTTCGTGACGTTCACCGCACGCTGGCACGATGCCGAAGGCGAGCATCGGCATCGCGAGCGCTCCGCATTTGTGCAGCATGAAGGGCGCTGGTTTTTCATCGACCCGACGGTGTCGCTCAAGGCGGGCCGTAACGATGCCTGTCCTTGCGGGAGCCGGCAGAAATTCAAGAAATGCTGCTCGGCATATCTCAACTGAGTGGTGATCTGAGCGCCGTATCCGTCATCTACCATCCAAACAGGCGCAGCCTTCAGGCCAGACGGATATGGGAAATGTCCGGCACCCGTACTTGCCGCTCAGCTTTTTCCTGACCCAGCTCGCTCCCGGCAGGTGCAAGGCTAAGTGCCGACAGGTCCAGCTGCGGCGCGCGCGGCGGGGCTTTCGCATCCTGCACGTCCTGACCCGGCTCGGACAGCGTGAAGTCGGGCGCCTCCACATCGACGAAAGCGGCCATGTACACGTCGCGTGGCTTGACTTCGGCTTTACGCGCTGGCGCGGCATCGGTGCGCGGAGCGGTTGCTGATGAGGGCTTGCGTGTCCAGTTGGGCTCATCGGGCGGCGGCGCCAGCTCGACCTCTTCGACCTCCACCTGACCGGGCACTTCCTGTGGTGGCGGGACTGCCTGCGCCATTTGCACAACCTGGGCCGAGGCCCCAGCCCGCTCCAGCGTCGAGCGGTATTTTTCGGCTGCGGCCTCGTCCAGATTGTTTTTCAGCACCAACCGACGACCGGAAAACAATAACGCGATACGCTGGGCGTCGGCCTGAAACAGCTTCGCCATGTTGGCCTTGACCAGATCGGGCTGCGCGCCCGGGACCAGTTGGCCGGAAAATACGATTTCATAGAGCTTCATGGTCAATACTCCTTCGACACATGGCGCGAGTATGGCGCAGGCTGTGTGGAACGGCGAGTCACGCTGACGACTGTCAGACCGGGCAAAAGGGAGCGACCCACGATGTTTGCAGCATACGTCCTCAGAATCGCAGGCCTCTGCGCATTACTTGCGCTGACCGGCTGTTCGACCTGGATAACCGGCGGATTTGAAGACCCTGACGTCAAACTGCTTAAAGTTGAGGTGGTCAAGGCAAAACTCCTGCGCCAGGATTTCAAGCTGCGCCTGAGAGTCGACAATCCGAATGACTCAAGCCTGCTGGTGCGCGGCTTGCGCTACAAGATCATGCTCAACGACATGCTGCTCAGCGAGGGCGTGTACAGCGACTGGTTCATTGTCAAAGCCAACAGCCACAAAAACTTCTCCGTACCGATCCGCGCCAATTTGTGGGAGCACCTCAAGGACATCTCGCGGGTGCTGGGCAAGTCCGGTCAGCCTGTGCATTACCGGCTGGACGGCAAGCTCAAGACCGGATTTTTATTCGGACACAGCGTGCGCATTGGACGCAATGGCGACATAATCCCCGGCGATTTGATTCCGGAGTAACCCCATGAACCAGCAAGCTCACGTGCACGGTCCAGACTGCGACCACGATCACGACCATCACGATCATCATCATGACCACGGCCACGTGCATGGCCCGCATTGCAACCACGCCCCCCAAGAGCCCGTGCGCAACACGCTCAAGGACGTGGGCCGCAACGATCCCTGCCCTTGCGGCAGCGACAAGAAATTCAAGAAATGCCACGGCGCCTGACAGCCCGATCCCTTGCAACGGCCTGAGCTTTCAGGCCGTTTTTGTTTGTGCAACGAACACGCGAAGGGGTAAAACAGCGTCAGCCTCAATGGCAGTCGTGATGACCACACCCGGAGCGCACCATGATCGACCTGCACTACTGGACCACCCCCAACGGCCACAAAGTCTCGATCTTCCTGGAAGAGGCGGGCCTGCCTTACAAGATCTTTGCGGTCAATATCGGCGCGAACGAGCAGTTCGAGCCCGATTTCCTGAAGATATCGCCCAACAACAAAATCCCGGCCATCGTTGATCACGAACCGGCAGACGGCGGCCAGCCGCTGAACCTGTTCGAGTCAGGCGCGATCCTGCTGTATCTGGCGGAAAAGACCGGCCGGTTCATGACCCAGGACCTGCGCGGTCGGCAGGAAACCCTGCAGTGGCTGTTCTGGCAGATGGGCGGCCTGGGACCGATGGCGGGTCAGAACCACCATTTCAACCGGTTTGCCAAAGAGAAGATCCCCTACGCCATCAAACGCTACGTCGACGAAACTGCGCGGCTATACGGCGTTTTGAACGAGCGCCTGGCCGACCGCGCATTTGTGGCGGGTGAGGACTACAGCATTGCGGACATGGCGATCTATCCGTGGATTGTGCCGCATACGTTTCAGCAGCAGGATCTGGATGACTTCCCGCACCTCAAGCGCTGGTTCGAATCGATCGCCAGTCGTGATGCGGTAAAACGCGCCTACGCGCTGGTCGACCAGATCAACCCACCGAAACCCTGACCGCTGAAGGCGTCCGACAGGCGGATAAAGCTACGGGCGCAGGCTTGCTGGCGAAAGCGAGGCTCGACGACTTTGCCAGCCGACGAACACCGACTGTACAGTGCTGCCAACTGACTAATACCCGTTGTAGGAGCCGGCTTGCTGGCGAATGAAGGTTCTACGACTTTGCCGACGGACGAACACCGACTGTACCGCGCTGCCAACTGACGAATACCCGTTGTAGGTGCCAGCATGCTGGCGAACCGCGTAGATCAGTCGCTACTGAGGTGCCTGACACACCCTGTTCGCCAGCAAGCCGGCTCCTACAGATTCGATGCACAGCAAGCCGGCTCCTACAGATTCGACAGCCAGCAAGCCGAGCCCACGGGTTCTGCGGTCTGCTCTCTGCGCTGACGACCGCTCCCCCCCCCCAAATCCCGAAAATAAACTCTCGTCCCCGGCTTGCGTGGCGCTCGACGGCTCACTAACGTAGCGCCCTTTGAACGATCACCCCCGCAGGAGCTACATCATGGCGTCGCCAGCCCTTTCAACGTTGAAAACGCGCGTGAGCGTGGCCGCTGCCATGATCGGTCTGCTAAGCCTGGCGGGTTGCCAGCTCGGGGGTGAAGACCGTGACAGCCTGCCGCCTGCCAGCGGAGTGTTCGCTATTAAAGGTCTGGCGCAGAACGTCTCTATCCGCCGCAATTCACTGGGTATGCCGCTGATTGAAAGCAGCACGTTTCATGACGCGTTGTTTACCCTGGGTTACGTCCACGCCAGCGACCGCATCACGCAAATGATGCAAATGCGTTTGCTGGCTCAGGGCCGGCTGTCGGAAATCGCCGGACCGGGTGCGCTCGATCTCGACCGCATGATGCGCGCCGCCAACCTCAAGCAGACTGCCAGCCAGCTGTACGCCGCTTCCTCGCCGCGCCTGAAACGCTTCTTCGAGGTGTATGCGCGCGGCGTCAACGCCTACCTGTTCCGCTATCGCGACAAGCTGCCGGCCGACCTCGCCGATTCTGGCTACAAGCCCGAGTACTGGAAGCCGGAGGATTCGGCGCTGATTTTCAGCCTGCTCAACTTCAGCCTGTCGGTGAATCTGCAGGAAGAAATCGCCTCGCTGGTGCTGGCACAAAAGGTCGGGGCGGACAAACTGGCCTGGCTGCTGCCCACCTATCCGGACGAAGCGCTGCCTTTCGATGAAGCCGACAAGCTCAAGGGTTTGAACCTGGGCAGCCAATTGCCGGGGCTGAGCGATCTGGACAAGGCGGCGTTGCAGCTCTCCGATCTCAATCTGCTGGGGGTATCGGCGTCGAACAACTGGGTAATTTCGCCGCAGCGCGCCCGCGCCGGCAGGAGCCTGCTGGCCACCGACAGCCAACTGTCGCCCACCCTTCCCTCCATGTGGACCTTCGTGCAGATCCGTTCGCCGAAATACCAGGCCGCCG encodes the following:
- a CDS encoding glutathione binding-like protein; this translates as MIDLHYWTTPNGHKVSIFLEEAGLPYKIFAVNIGANEQFEPDFLKISPNNKIPAIVDHEPADGGQPLNLFESGAILLYLAEKTGRFMTQDLRGRQETLQWLFWQMGGLGPMAGQNHHFNRFAKEKIPYAIKRYVDETARLYGVLNERLADRAFVAGEDYSIADMAIYPWIVPHTFQQQDLDDFPHLKRWFESIASRDAVKRAYALVDQINPPKP
- a CDS encoding SEC-C metal-binding domain-containing protein, with the translated sequence MNQQAHVHGPDCDHDHDHHDHHHDHGHVHGPHCNHAPQEPVRNTLKDVGRNDPCPCGSDKKFKKCHGA
- a CDS encoding YchJ family protein encodes the protein MSSATCPCGSGNLLDGCCNRYHAGLPAPCAEALMRSRYSAYVLGRVEYLLDTTLPAQRDGLDHEAIAQWSTQSTWLGLDVESAELIGGQPEHAFVTFTARWHDAEGEHRHRERSAFVQHEGRWFFIDPTVSLKAGRNDACPCGSRQKFKKCCSAYLN
- a CDS encoding LEA type 2 family protein, producing MFAAYVLRIAGLCALLALTGCSTWITGGFEDPDVKLLKVEVVKAKLLRQDFKLRLRVDNPNDSSLLVRGLRYKIMLNDMLLSEGVYSDWFIVKANSHKNFSVPIRANLWEHLKDISRVLGKSGQPVHYRLDGKLKTGFLFGHSVRIGRNGDIIPGDLIPE